From Channa argus isolate prfri chromosome 18, Channa argus male v1.0, whole genome shotgun sequence, the proteins below share one genomic window:
- the LOC137103703 gene encoding eukaryotic translation initiation factor 4E-binding protein 2-like translates to MSAGGQTSRSREIPAIRRVAIHDAAHMPQDYSTTPGGTLFSTTPGGTRIIYDRKFLLQCRTSPLTRTPPNLPDIPGVTRPLDPNDAIDTNQPEQAPNNNTEQSAGEDAQFEMDI, encoded by the exons atGTCAGCGGGAGGTCAGACCAGCCGTAGCCGTGAAATCCCAGCCATCAGACGCGTCGCCATCCACGATGCTGCTCACATGCCCCAGGACTACTCCACTACTCCTGGAGGGACTTTGTTCAGCACCACGCCAGGAG GGACCAGAATTATCTACGACCGGAAATTTCTCCTGCAGTGTAGGACATCACCTCTGACTCGTACGCCTCCCAACCTGCCCGACATCCCAGGAGTTACCAGGCCGCTCGACCCCAATGACGCCATCGACACAAACCAGCCCGAACAGGCACCTAACAATAACACTGAGCAAAGCGCAG gagAAGATGCTCAGTTTGAAATGGACATTTGA
- the LOC137103701 gene encoding nodal homolog 2-A-like, with translation MKGLAVHFSFPLVLLVDLVLGLSVSPFPGTHTSPLLTGSSRRSRKRQESSGLPLYMMQLYNTMLTEDQAKTVADRMSSTRLEDTGLHDSDSVISLVAKSCHQVGKRWSITIDMSSMSASDNIQLAELRIQLPAFTESSLALVNIYHSHRRCLGSHCPENRVFIGRLKANPSSFASRSSWRVFNMTEILLRWLQKENSTQRMEGNETEVREKGQQEQEGVHHPTAERVMMVVFSRKNLYGQQMPTLIHTAEHSKYVSLDREGATAGSNSWMRKSRARRHQEQQRQGVSIAASINKPTEEVKKGHLCKKVDMWVDFEKIGWSEWIVYPKRYNAYRCDGSCPRPVDENFNPTNHAYMQSLTNLHNPDKVPCPSCVPTRLSPLSMLYYENGKLVMRNHDNMVAEECGCH, from the exons ATGAAGGGACTAGCTGTCCATTTCTCTTTTCCGCTTGTGCTTCTGGTGGATCTGGTCCTAGGTCTCTCCGTATCACCTTTCCCCGGGACGCACACTAGCCCATTGCTCACCGGAAGCTCCAGACGGTCACGGAAACGGCAAGAGAGCAGCGGGTTGCCCCTCTACATGATGCAGCTCTACAATACCATGCTGACCGAGGACCAGGCGAAGACTGTGGCCGACAGAATGAGCTCGACCAGGCTGGAGGACACTGGTCTGCACGACTCAGACTCTGTGATCAGCCTAGTCGCTAAAT CCTGTCATCAGGTTGGCAAGAGGTGGTCCATCACCATTGACATGTCTTCTATGTCTGCAAGCGACAACATCCAGTTGGCTGAACTTCGCATCCAGCTGCCTGCTTTTACAGAGTCCTCTCTAGCCTTAGTGAACATCTACCACTCCCATAGGAGGTGCTTGGGCAGCCACTGCCCAGAGAACAGAGTGTTCATAGGGCGCCTGAAAGCTAATCCCAGTTCGTTTGCCTCCCGTTCCTCCTGGAGGGTGTTCAACATGACAGAGATTCTCCTTCGCTGGCTGCAGAaggaaaactccacacagaggaTGGAGGGGAATGAGACTGAGGTGAGAGAGAAGGGACAGCAGGAGCAGGAGGGAGTCCACCACCCTACAGCGGAAAGGGTCATGATGGTAGTCTTCTCGAGGAAGAATCTATACGGCCAGCAAATGCCAACACTCATCCACACCGCAGAACACTCCAAGTACGTCAGCCTAGATAGGGAGGGAGCGACAGCTGGCTCAAACTCCTGGATGAGGAAAAGCAGGGCCAGGAGGCACCAGGAGCAGCAAAGGCAAGGCGTGTCTATAGCCGCTTCTATTAACAAGCCCACAGAGGAAGTGAAGAAGGGTCATCTCTGCAAGAAGGTGGACATGTGGGTGGACTTTGAGAAGATCGGCTGGAGTGAGTGGATTGTCTATCCCAAACGGTACAATGCTTATCGGTGTGATGGGAGCTGTCCTAGACCTGTAGATGAGAACTTCAACCCAACTAACCATGCATACATGCAG AGCCTAACAAATCTTCACAACCCAGACAAGGTGCCGTGTCCTTCCTGTGTACCCACACGCCTCTCACCCCTTTCCATGTTGTACTACGAGAACGGGAAGTTGGTCATGAGGAATCACGACAACATGGTGGCGGAGGAGTGTGGATGCCACTGA
- the LOC137104042 gene encoding uncharacterized protein — protein sequence METQLFTTNDGILSFDLDWYRDWLYWANQTGHIQRTSLTEVKTEVVPTLLPVCVIKVDQRTGNLFWVSCDLHNIATNAAVSRYSQQLYQTKEEIRDFTLDWLRGGILWLEEDRILTMSMMGGKPRELLQLAGGLSGGIAFDLRANSLLWNSKRAGLTTMSLLQDTSHQAGKRWNISGSVIAAFEPFLLSLSDGVMTLWDRRDGSPIQDITVRAHVFSVIAALRDIDTESNTPVCKEPSVVCRHSSVCLPPVQLCDGKKDCPDGDDEELCVTTCQSKEDFQCKDLRNCISRNLVCDGRAHCPDGSDELDCPTIASPATRANILKCRQGLKRCADGTECVLYSHVCDGERDCKDGSDELGCGEKHCRNN from the exons ATGGAAACTCAGCTGTTTACCACTAATGATGGCATTCTGTCTTTTGATCTGGACTGGTACAGAGATTGGCTGTACTGGGCCAACCAAACTGGCCACATCCAACGCACCAGTCTAACAGAGGTCAAGACTGAAGTGGTCCCAACACTTCTGCCAG tttgtgtgaTAAAAGTAGACCAGAGGACTGGGAACCTTTTTTGGGTATCATGTGATCTACACAACATTGCCACCAATGCAGCTGTCAGTAGATACTCGCAGCAGCTGTACCAAACAAAGGAGGAAATACGAGACTTTACTTTGGACTGGCTGAGGGGAGGGATCCTCTGGCTGGAGGAAGACCGAATTCTCACCATGAGTATGATGGGAGGCAAACCCAGGGAGCTGCTACAGTTAGCAGGTGGACTCAGTGGGGGCATAGCATTTGACCTCAGGGCCAATAGTCTGCTGTGGAACTCAAAAAGGGCAG GTCTGACTACGATGAGTTTGCTTCAAGATACAAGCCATCAAGCGGGAAAAAGATGGAACATTTCAGGGTCAGTCATAGCTGCCTTTGAGCCCTTCCTGTTGTCCCTTTCTGATGGTGTCATGACACTTTGGGATCGGCGTGATGGGAGCCCCATCCAAGACATTACTGTGAGAGCTCATGTGTTCAGTGTCATCGCTGCACTGAGGGATATTGATACAG AATCCAATACTCCAGTCTGCAAAGAACCATCTGTGGTCTGTCGACACTCATCAGTCTGCCTCCCACCAGTCCAGTTGTGTGATGGTAAGAAAGACTGCCCTGATGGAGATGACGAAGAGCTTTGTGTTACAACCTGTCAGTCTAAAG AGGATTTCCAGTGCAAGGATCTCAGAAACTGTATCTCCAGGAATCTTGTTTGTGATGGCCGTGCTCATTGCCCCGATGGCTCAGATGAGCTTGACTGTCCAACCATAGCTTCCCCTGCTACGCGAGCAAACATCCTGAAGTGTCGCCAGGGTTTAAAGCGATGTGCAGATGGCACAGAGTGTGTTTTATATAGTCATGTGtgtgatggagagagagactgtAAGGATGGATCAGATGAACTCGGATGTGGTGAGAAACATTGTCGTAACAATTGA
- the LOC137103698 gene encoding low-density lipoprotein receptor-like — protein sequence MCIPEAQVCDGKPQCRDRSDELDCWDKTKSCEYRCPDSKRCIPKKLLCDGERDCLDGTDELDCDPFPATTEQPLLTSTCITPSVLCPGSSLCISQSQLCDGQTDCPDGFDEKTCVIQCNNPDFLCNDQRRCIPRMEVCDGRAHCVDGSDEEDCQSADPAALSSTVLSATSAPVRCRIGSKPCKDGLECVMYSHVCDGEEDCNDGSDEEGCALHCKAGEFQCSHGNRCIPPEQVCDGQYDCQDLSDEMDCSKLIEGCHRRCDNNTRCIPDTFLCDGERDCADGSDEEKCGLVACAINQYRCTSGQCVSEALRCDGYADCSDRSDEVDCTRPPRCLAQLQCPHSHECLQKEWLCDGENDCKDGSDEKNCVTPPAKCREYQWQCGDSSQCIPLSWRCDGKEDCHNGMDEDKCRQRKCPPHLYQCGSGECVDPHLVCNGFTNCADSSDEGVGCAQRNCSSPSAPHCDHQCVSTPNGPRCYCTAGFKLQSSTLSCVDADECNTVPHAVCKHTCLNTRGSYVCHCHPGFYLEPDNKSCRAKDEPLLLASVQSELLLVGVHNNTLHLLSSVSRPVFSLDYHWAQHRVYWLSPDYQSIRWADMKNSNNKGTLIKGVKSDFIAVDWVGKNLYWVDGLVGQILAVKLSDTTVRSQDYTVVLGEDLEQPSSLVLLPHKGLMLWSEIGSSPQIERSGMDGSKRKVVLSRGLSWPVSLAYDLLDNRVYWADEKLRCIGSASLEGDNVKILQLAETPSPFSVAVFNDRVFWSDTKRRTIRSADKTTGKDQKVLLKRPGQPFGLKLMHPLSQPALSSPCDQLRCSHLCLLAPAVRSRSGALGSTGAPVAVCRCPKGLLLSKDKITCSVPMESTFLLLLSRTTVYQIYLQSLHREGVALKKMPNSRVLALPGVTVASGLDVSIRELSMYVADAVQGSVDVLKLSSSRSRQGLTPVGQILQLKKGDSVTALAVDWVTSNLYWSSTQRADLHVTSWREGYTTSLLQGSLKGTTSIALHPPSGLLCYTAIVVGSGKSQTEVNCAWMDGRNKAVLWRKSSIPTSLSFSNKGTMIFWADTGEGVISSIGVDGSGYKQFKTGPGLLMSFTQTENVLLWVTLDKDVTKMWFSDGFQPKQLWFETKTSIVEIRAYSNDSQSGTNGCSNNNGRCLHLCLPYPRGQTCKCGQGFYTVNVTSCAPLSACPSGEKSCSDGSNCISSNNICDGHVDCLDKSDEQNCLDTNAAYFGTKDGDGHQFFSTSQPKAKNNTVNSVLKDSTTCDLQHCNGHGNCLTDRKVTRCQCTAGYKGEFCQETEIRQDRVAVILGVFCLLVAFSAAVFILAKRRAWVFIRSRSTEKETLMANMGLPYEHYSESEELESPVDVKNTPLSLNAVNLQ from the exons ATGTGCATCCCTGAGGCTCAGGTGTGTGATGGGAAGCCACAGTGTCGGGACCGTTCTGATGAACTTGACTGCTGGGATAAAACAAAGAGCTGCGAGTATCGTTGTCCTGACAGCAAGCGATGCATCCCAAAGAAACTCCTGTGTGACGGGGAGAGAGACTGCCTGGATGGCACAGATGAGTTGGACTGTG ACCCCTTTCCTGCTACAACAGAGCAACCTCTGCTCACGTCCACTTGCATCACTCCTTCAGTTCTCTGCCCAGGGTCATCACTGTGCATCTCTCAAAGTCAGCTGTGTGATGGGCAGACAGACTGTCCTGATGGATTTGATGAGAAGACCTGTGTTATCCAATGTAACAACCCAG ACTTCTTGTGCAATGACCAGAGACGGTGCATTCCCAGGATGGAAGTATGCGATGGTCGTGCCCACTGTGTTGACGGCTCAGATGAGGAGGATTGTCAGTCAGCAGATCCCGCTGCACTCT CCTCTACTGTGCTTAGTGCTACATCAGCGCCTGTTAGATGCCGCATAGGTTCTAAGCCATGTAAAGACGGCCTGGAGTGTGTTATGTACAGCCATGTGTGTGATGGAGAGGAGGACTGCAATGATGGATCAGATGAAGAGGGATGTGCTCTTCACTGCAAAGCAG GTGAGTTCCAGTGCTCTCATGGGAACCGATGCATCCCACCAGAGCAGGTGTGTGACGGGCAGTATGACTGCCAGGACCTGTCTGATGAAATGGACTGTTCAAAGCTGATTGAAGGCTGCCATCGACGCTGTGATAACAATACTCGCTGTATACCAGACACCTTCTTGTGTGATGGCGAGAGAGACTGTGCTGATGGCTCAGACGAGGAAAAGTGTG GGTTGGTTGCCTGTGCGATTAACCAGTATCGCTGCACTAgtggtcagtgtgtgtctgaagcTCTGAGATGTGATGGATACGCTGACTGCAGTGACCGCTCTGATGAGGTAGACTGCACAAGACCCCCGCGCTGCCTAGCACAACTGCAATGCCCTCACAGCCATGAGTGCCTGCAGAAAGAGTGGTTGTGTGATGGTGAGAACGACTGCAAAGATGGGTCAGACGAAAAG aattGTGTGACACCACCAGCAAAGTGCAGGGAATACCAGTGGCAGTGTGGAGACAGCAGTCAGTGCATCCCTCTCTCCTGGAGGTGTGATGGGAAGGAGGATTGTCACAATGGCATGGACGAGGACAAAT GCCGCCAGAGAAAATGCCCCCCTCACCTCTACCAGTGTGGCAGTGGTGAGTGTGTGGACCCCCACCTGGTGTGTAATGGCTTCACCAACTGTGCTGATAGTTCGGATGAGGGTGTGGGATGTGCACAACGTAACTGTTCCAGCCCATCAGCTCCTCATTGTGATCACCAATGTGTCAGCACCCCAAATGGACCG AGGTGCTACTGTACTGCAGGTTTTAAACTACAGTCAAGTACTTTGTCGTGTGTGGACGCTGACGAGTGCAATACAGTGCCACATGCTGTATGTAAACACACCTGCCTCAACACGCGTGGCTCCTACGTCTGCCATTGCCACCCTGGCTTCTACCTGGAGCCTGACAACAAAAGCTGCAGGGCGAAAG ATGAGCCTTTGCTTCTGGCATCAGTGCAGTCAGAGCTATTGCTTGTGGGAGTCCATAACAACACCTTGCATCTACTTTCCTCTGTCAGTCGGCCAGTCTTCTCACTGGATTACCACTGGGCTCAGCACAGAGTTTACTGGCTGAGTCCTGATTATCAGAGCATCCGCTGGGCTGACATGAAAAATTCAAATAACAAAGGAACACTTATTAAAG GGGTAAAGTCAGATTTCATCGCAGTAGATTGGGTCGGTAAGAACCTGTACTGGGTGGACGGACTTGTGGGCCAGATTTTAGCTGTGAAGCTCAGTGATACCACAGTGAGATCCCAGGACTACACTGTGGTCCTAGGGGAAGATCTGGAGCAGCCAAGCTCATTGGTCCTACTGCCCCACAAAGG GTTGATGCTGTGGTCTGAGATTGGCAGCAGCCCTCAGATTGAGCGGTCTGGGATGGATGGTTCTAAAAGAAAGGTGGTGTTGAGTCGAGGTTTGAGCTGGCCTGTCAGTTTGGCCTATGATCTCTTGGACAACAGGGTCTACTGGGCTGATGAGAAACTGCGCTGCATTGGCTCAGCCTCTCTGGAAGGAGACAATGTCAAG ATCCTTCAGTTAGCTGAAACCCCAAGCCCTTTCTCTGTGGCGGTGTTCAATGACAGAGTGTTTTGGTCTGACACAAAGAGAAGAACCATCCGCTCTGCAGACAAAACCACTGGAAAAGATCAGAAAGTTCTTCTAAAGAGACCAGGACAGCCTTTTGGACTTAAA CTGATGCACCCCCTCTCCCAGCCAGCTTTATCCAGTCCCTGTGACCAGTTACGCTGCTCCCATCTTTGCCTCTTGGCCCCAGCTGTGAGGAGCAGGTCGGGAGCACTAGGTTCGACAGGAGCTCCAGTCGCCGTTTGTCGATGCCCGAAGGGGCTGCTACTTTCCAAAGACAAGATCACCTGCTCTGTACCAATGGAATCAACTTTCCTCCTGCTCCTGTCTCGTACCACAGTTTATCAG ATTTATTTGCAATCCTTGCATCGAGAAGGCgttgctttgaaaaaaatgccaaacagcAGAGTTTTGGCCCTTCCTGGAGTAACTGTGGCCTCTGGACTAGATGTGTCAATCAGGGAACTTTCTATGTATGTGGCTGATGCAGTACAAGGATCTGTGGATGTGCTGAAACTGAGCAGCTCCAGGTCAAGACAAGGACTGACACCTGTTGGACAAATCCTACAGCTAAAG AAGGGGGATTCAGTCACAGCTCTGGCAGTTGACTGGGTGACCTCAAACCTCTACTGGAGCAGCACTCAGAGAGCTGATCTTCATGTGACATCATGGCGTGAAGGCTACACTACCTCACTGCTGCAGGGTTCGCTGAAG ggCACAACATCAATTGCACTGCACCCCCCTTCAGGTTTGCTTTGCTACACAGCAATAGTTGTGGGCAGTGGAAAGAGCCAGACAGAGGTGAACTGCGCCTGGATGGATGGCCGTAACAAAGCAGTACTGTGGAGGAAGTCGAGTATTCCAACCTCACTGAGCTTTTCCAACAAGGGAACCATGATCTTCTGGGCTGACACTG GCGAAGGCGTTATCAGCTCTATTGGAGTGGATGGGTCAGGTTATAAACAGTTCAAAACAGGGCCAGGCCTGCTCATGTCTTTCACACAAACCGAGAACGTCCTCCTCTGGGTCACCCTGGACAAAG ATGTAACAAAAATGTGGTTTAGTGATGGTTTTCAGCCTAAACAACTGTGGTTTGAGACAAAGACCAGCATCGTGGAAATCAGAGCCTACAGCAATGACAGTCAGTCTG GAACGAATGGCTGCTCCAACAACAATGGCAGATGTCTCCACCTGTGTCTTCCCTATCCCCGTGGGCAGACCTGTAAATGTGGCCAAGGCTTCTACACTGTCAATGTCACTTCCTGTGCCCCGCTGTCTGCCTGTCCTTCTGGGGAAAAATCCTGCTCTGATGGAAGCAACTGTATCAGTAGCAACAACATCTGTGACGGACATGTGGACTGTCTGGACAAGTCGGATGAACAGAACT GTCTAGACACAAACGCTGCCTATTTTGGGACTAAAGATGGTGATGGCCACCAGTTTTTCTCCACCTCACAGCCAAAGGCTAAGAATAACACTGTAAATTCAGTTCTGAAAGACTCTACAACCTGCGATCTCCAACACTGCAACGGTCATGGCAACTGCCTGACAGATCGCAAAGTCACTCGCTGCCAATGTACAGCTGGTTACAAGGGCGAGTTCTGTCAAGAGACAGAAATAAGACAAGACCGCGTGGCTGTGATCCTGGGTGTCTTCTGCCTCCTCGTTGCCTttagtgctgctgtttttattttggctaAAAG GAGAGCCTGGGTGTTTATTAGAAGCAGATCGACGGAGAAAGAAACTCTGATGGCCAATATGGGGCTGCCATATGAACACTATTCAGAGTCCGAG GAATTGGAGTCCCCAGTTGATGTGAAAAACACCCCACTGTCATTAAATGCTGTAAATCTTCAGTAG